A region from the Salvia splendens isolate huo1 chromosome 15, SspV2, whole genome shotgun sequence genome encodes:
- the LOC121768008 gene encoding agamous-like MADS-box protein AGL28: MVRRNIEIKLIANKSYRHTTFTKRRKGLMNKTEELCRASDSEGIVISFSDAGNCYCLGHPDIGSVLHRYLGEEERVRGGEEAEKIMGDALESGEWAEAAKGLGLDGLDRFYAELENVSRKLEALAAALS; this comes from the coding sequence ATGGTGAGGAGAAACATCGAAATCAAGCTGATCGCCAACAAATCATACCGACACACGACCTTCACCAAACGACGGAAAGGCCTCATGAACAAGACCGAGGAATTGTGCCGGGCTTCTGATTCCGAGGGGATCGTGATCAGCTTCTCCGACGCCGGAAACTGCTACTGCCTCGGCCATCCCGACATCGGCTCCGTCTTGCACCGCTACTTGGGGGAGGAGGAACGTGTCCGCGGTGGAGAGGAGGCGGAGAAAATAATGGGTGATGCGTTGGAGAGCGGGGAGTGGGCGGAGGCGGCGAAGGGGTTGGGATTGGATGGGCTTGACCGATTCTATGCGGAGTTGGAGAACGTCAGCCGAAAATTGGAGGCGCTTGCGGCGGCTCTATCTTAG
- the LOC121768968 gene encoding probable GABA transporter 2 translates to MDEAASNYGPFEEINREEDAGASFVLQSKGKWWHAGFHLTTAIVGPTLLTLPYAFRGLGWAAGFICLTAMGAVTFYSYYLMSLVLDHCEKAGRRHIRFRELAADVFGSGWMFYFVILIQTAINTGISIGAILLAGECLKIMYSELAPDGSLKLYHFIAMVTVVMILLSQFPTFHSLRHINLGSLFLSFGYTFLVVGACIYAGTSNNAPPRDYSLESSDSSKLFSAFTSISIIAAIFGNGILPEIQATLAPPATGKMVKGLIMCYTVIFFTFYSAAVSGYWVFGNKSNSNILKSLMPDEGPALAPVWVLGLAIVFVLLQLFAIGLVYSQVAYEMMEAKSADVRQGIFSRRNLIPRIILRSLYVIVCGFFAAMLPFFGDISAVVGAIGFIPLDFVLPMLLYNMTHKPTKASPAFWINNGIIVVFTGVGLLGAFSSVRKLALDAKEFKIFSDDVVD, encoded by the exons ATGGATGAAGCAGCTTCGAATTATGGCCCCTTCGAAGAAATCAACCGGGAAGAAGACGCCGGCGCATCCTTCGTTTTACAATCAAAAG GGAAGTGGTGGCACGCCGGATTTCATCTGACGACGGCGATCGTGGGGCCCACACTACTGACGCTGCCGTACGCTTTCAGGGGGCTGGGATGGGCGGCGGGGTTCATATGCCTGACGGCGATGGGTGCTGTCACCTTCTACTCCTATTACCTCATGTCCTTGGTGCTCGACCACTGCGAGAAGGCCGGCCGCCGCCACATCCGGTTCCGGGAACTCGCCGCCGATGTTTTCG GATCAGGATGGATGTTCTACTTCGTGATATTGATTCAGACAGCGATCAACACCGGCATCAGCATAGGCGCCATTCTGCTCGCAGGGGAATGCCTCAAG ATAATGTATTCGGAACTCGCTCCAGATGGATCACTGAAGCTGTATCACTTCATAGCAATGGTCACAGTCGTCATGATCCTCTTGTCTCAGTTTCCAACCTTCCATTCTCTGAGGCATATTAACCTCGGCTCCCTTTTCTTGAGTTTCGGCTACACTTTCCTCGTTGTGGGCGCTTGCATATACGCAGGCACTTCAAACAATGCGCCTCCAAGGGACTACTCGTTGGAGTCATCAGACTCGTCTAAGCTCTTCAGCGCTTTCACCTCCATATCGATCATAGCTGCCATATTTGGCAACGGCATACTACCCGAAATCCAG GCGACGCTGGCGCCTCCAGCCACAGGGAAGATGGTGAAAGGCCTCATCATGTGCTACACTGTAATATTTTTCACCTTCTACTCTGCTGCAGTTTCTGGATATTGGGTGTTTGGGAATAAGTCTAATTCCAACATTCTCAAAAGCTTGATGCCAGATGAGGGGCCCGCGCTGGCGCCCGTTTGGGTTCTAGGGCTTGCGATCgtcttcgtcctgcttcagctcTTCGCCATCGGCTTG GTTTACTCTCAAGTAGCATACGAGATGATGGAGGCGAAATCGGCCGACGTGAGGCAGGGGATCTTCTCGAGGAGGAACTTGATCCCGAGGATAATTCTGCGGTCGTTGTACGTGATCGTGTGCGGATTCTTTGCAGCCATGCTACCGTTCTTCGGAGACATCAGCGCGGTGGTGGGGGCCATCGGGTTCATCCCTCTCGACTTTGTGCTGCCGATGCTGCTCTACAACATGACGCACAAGCCCACCAAGGCATCCCCGGCGTTTTGGATCAACAACGGCATCATTGTCGTGTTCACGGGAGTCGGACTCCTTGGCGCcttctcctccgtgaggaagCTGGCTCTTGATGCCAAAGAGTTCAAGATTTTCAGCGATGACGTTGTTgattga
- the LOC121766752 gene encoding uncharacterized protein LOC121766752 has protein sequence MDSKKPLNFHNPIPNPNHVALWDCGSSLYDSFELKAFERHFGSAINSRSMSMPHLSDRCSQPAAAKKSASKMISRSLQRLIRSVFGIRSNSRSKAGSGEGFFVVYDKSAALSTIPEAPEFDGVSPEIRSLVRRTASDRFSAATSVGISCA, from the coding sequence ATGGATTCAAAAAAACCCCTCAATTTCCATAATCCAATCCCTAATCCAAACCATGTCGCACTGTGGGATTGCGGCAGCTCTCTCTACGACTCGTTCGAGTTGAAGGCCTTCGAGAGGCACTTCGGCTCCGCCATCAATTCTAGAAGCATGTCCATGCCGCACTTATCCGATCGCTGCTCTCAGCCGGCGGCGGCGAAGAAATCGGCATCGAAGATGATTTCTAGGTCGCTGCAGAGGCTGATCCGGTCGGTTTTCGGAATTAGGAGTAATAGTCGTAGCAAGGCGGGCTCGGGAGAAGGATTTTTCGTCGTTTATGATAAGTCGGCGGCGCTATCGACGATTCCGGAGGCGCCGGAGTTTGACGGGGTGTCGCCGGAGATTAGGTCGCTTGTGAGGAGGACGGCGTCGGACAGGTTTAGTGCTGCCACGTCGGTTGGTATTTCTTGTGcttga